ACCTGGATCCGGATCAAGGCCTTCTCCAGCGCCACCTCCGCCCGGCGGAAGTCGACGTCGGGATCGGCGCTCTTCATCTCCTTCAAGGCCCGGTCGCGCGCCCGCTCCGCCCGGGGAAGATCGATCTCTTCGGCCTTCTCCGCCGTCTCGGCCAGGATCGAGACGCGGTCCCCCAGGATCTCCGCGAAGCCCCAGGACACCGCCAGGTGCTTCGTTTCGCGCCCCTTGCGGATCGTGATCTCGCCGATTTTCAGGGTGGTCAGCAGCGGGGCATGGCCGGGACGCACGCCAAGATAGCCGTCGTAGCCGGGGAGGATGACCTCGTCCACCGCCTCGCTGACGACCGCCCGCTCAGGTGACACGATGTCGAGCTGGATCTTCTCCGGGAGCAAGACGATCCTCCTAGGCCGCCGACTTCATCTTCTCGGCCTTCTCCAGGACCTCGTCGATCGTCCCGACGAGATAGAAGGCCTGCTCGGGGACGTCGTCGTGCTTGCCGGCGACGATCTCCTTGAAGCCGCGGATGCTCTCGGCGATCGGGACATACCTGCCGGGAATCCCGGTGAACTGCTCGGCCACGAAGAAGGGCTGCGACAGGAACTTCTGGATCTTGCGGGCCCGGGCCACGGTGATCTTGTCGTCCTCCGACAGCTCGTCGATGCCGAGAATCGCGATGATGTCCTGCAACTCCTTGTAGCGCTGCAGGACCGACTGCACCGAGCGCGCCGTGTTGTAGTGCTCGTCGCCGAGGATGCGCGGGTCCAGGATGCGCGAGGTGGAGGCGAGCGGGTCGACCGCCGGGTAGATCCCCAGCTCGGATATCTTGCGCGACAGGTTCGTCGACGCGTCCAGGTGGGCGAAGGTGGTGGCCGGCGCCGGATCGGTGTAGTCGTCCGCCGGGACGTAGATCGCCTGCACCGAGGTGATCGATCCGCGCGTGGTGGAGGTGATGCGCTCCTGCAGCTCGCCCATCTCCGTCGCCAGCGTCGGCTGGTAGCCGACCGCCGAGGGCATGCGTCCCAGCAGCGCCGAGACTTCGGAGCCGGCCTGCGTGAAGCGGAAGATGTTGTCGATGAACAGCAGCACGTCCTGGCCTTCCTTGTCGCGGAAGTACTCGGCCACGGTGAGCCCCGTCAGGCCGACCCGCAGGCGCGCCCCGGGCGGCTCGGTCATCTGCCCGTAGATCAGCGAGGCTTTCGACTTCTCGGTGTTGCCGGGGACGATGACGCCCGACTCCTGGAACTCGAGCCAGAGGTCGTTCCCCTCGCGTGTCCGCTCCCCCACGCCGGCGAACACGGAGAATCCTCCGTGCTTCATCGCGACGTTGTTGATCAGCTCCTGGATCAGGACGGTCTTGCCGACGCCGGCGCCGCCGAACAGGCCGGTCTTGCCCCCCTTCATGTAGGGCTCCAGCAGGTCGATGACCTTGATCCCGGTCTCGAACATGGTGATGGAGGTGGACTGCTCCTCAAAAGGGGGCGGCTCGCGGTGGATCGGCCAGCTCTCCTTCGCATTGATCGGACCCTTCTCGTCCACCGGCTTGCCCAGGACGTTCATCACGCGCCCGAGCGTCTCCCGGCCGACCGGCACGGTGATCGGCCCGCCCGTGTCGATCGCCTCCATGCCGCGGACCATCCCCTCGGTGGGCTCCATCGCCACGCAGCGCACGCGGTTCTCGCCCAGGTGCTGCGCCACTTCCGCCGTCACGTCCAGCTCGGGCGCCTCGGGCGCGGCCTTCCCCTGGATGCGCACCGCGCTGAGAATCGCCGGCAGGTGCCCCTCCGGGTACTCGATGTCGATGACCGGGCCGACGATTCGGACGATCTTTCCCTTGTTCATGCCTTCTCTCTCCAGGAGGTCTTTGGGATCATTCCAACGCGGCGGCGCCGGCCACCACTTCCAGGATCTCCTTCGTGATCCCGGCCTGCCTCACCTTGTTCATGTTCAGCGTCAGCGACTCGATCAGCTCGCCGGCATTGTTGGTCGCCGCGTCCATCGCCGCCATCCGCGCCCCGTGCTCGGCCGCCGCCGACTCGAGCAGCGCCCGGTAGAGCTGCACCTCCACGTGCTTAGGGAGCAGCTGGCTGAAGATCTCCGCTTGGCTGGGCTCGTACAGGTAGTCCACCGGCAGCAGCTTCTCCTCCTCGGGAAGCTTCTCGATCGGCAGGAGCTTCTCCACCACCACGCGCTGCTGGATGGCCGATTTGAACTCGTTGTACACGAGGTAGATCGCGTCGCGCTCGAGCGAGACGTAGCGTTGGATCAAGTCGCGCGCCAGCTCCGCCGCGTGGGCGTAGGAGATCTTGCGGAAGACGTCGACGAGCTCGCGCCGCATCGGGACGCGCCGGCGCCGCAGGAAATCCCTCCCCTTCTTCCCCACCGCCGTCACCGATACGTCCTTCGCATGCAGTCGCTCGAGCTCGGCCTTCCCCGCCTTGAGAATGTTGGCGTTGAAGCCGCCGCACAGCCCGCGGTCGGAAGTGATGATCACCACCTCCACCTTGTTCTCCTCGCGCCGCTTCAGCAGAGGATGACTCTCGGGCTGGGCGCGGGTGGCCAGGCTGTTCAGCACCTGGAGCATGCGCCGCGCGTAGGGGCGGGCCGCCAGGATCTGCTCCTGCGCCCGGCGCAGCTTGGTGGCCGACACGAGCTTCATCGTGTAGGTGAGCTGCTGGGTGTTCTTGATGCTCCGGATGCGCGTCCGGATGTCGCGCAGGTTGGGCACGGGGGCTCCGCTAGATAGCCGCGACCGGGACCGCTTCGCGCGCCGAGAAGGCGTCGCGGAACTGATCGAGGAGGGCCCGCAGCTCCTGCTTGATCTCATCGTCCAGCGCCTTGCGCTCGACGAGCTTGCGCTGCGTGGCCGCGCCCGCGGTATCCATGTACTGCGCCAGTCCCTTCTCGAAGTCGCGTCCGCGCGCCGTCTCGAAGCCGTCCAGATAGCCGTTGACGGCGGCGAAGATGATGACGATCTGCTTCTCGACCGACACCGGCTGGTACTGCCCCTGCTTCAGGATCTCCACAAGACGCTCGCCGCGCGCGAGCTGATCGCGCGTCGCCTTGTCGAGATCGCT
The sequence above is a segment of the Candidatus Polarisedimenticolia bacterium genome. Coding sequences within it:
- a CDS encoding F0F1 ATP synthase subunit epsilon — translated: MLPEKIQLDIVSPERAVVSEAVDEVILPGYDGYLGVRPGHAPLLTTLKIGEITIRKGRETKHLAVSWGFAEILGDRVSILAETAEKAEEIDLPRAERARDRALKEMKSADPDVDFRRAEVALEKALIRIQVASKAGAASLGEI
- the atpG gene encoding ATP synthase F1 subunit gamma gives rise to the protein MPNLRDIRTRIRSIKNTQQLTYTMKLVSATKLRRAQEQILAARPYARRMLQVLNSLATRAQPESHPLLKRREENKVEVVIITSDRGLCGGFNANILKAGKAELERLHAKDVSVTAVGKKGRDFLRRRRVPMRRELVDVFRKISYAHAAELARDLIQRYVSLERDAIYLVYNEFKSAIQQRVVVEKLLPIEKLPEEEKLLPVDYLYEPSQAEIFSQLLPKHVEVQLYRALLESAAAEHGARMAAMDAATNNAGELIESLTLNMNKVRQAGITKEILEVVAGAAALE
- the atpD gene encoding F0F1 ATP synthase subunit beta, with protein sequence MNKGKIVRIVGPVIDIEYPEGHLPAILSAVRIQGKAAPEAPELDVTAEVAQHLGENRVRCVAMEPTEGMVRGMEAIDTGGPITVPVGRETLGRVMNVLGKPVDEKGPINAKESWPIHREPPPFEEQSTSITMFETGIKVIDLLEPYMKGGKTGLFGGAGVGKTVLIQELINNVAMKHGGFSVFAGVGERTREGNDLWLEFQESGVIVPGNTEKSKASLIYGQMTEPPGARLRVGLTGLTVAEYFRDKEGQDVLLFIDNIFRFTQAGSEVSALLGRMPSAVGYQPTLATEMGELQERITSTTRGSITSVQAIYVPADDYTDPAPATTFAHLDASTNLSRKISELGIYPAVDPLASTSRILDPRILGDEHYNTARSVQSVLQRYKELQDIIAILGIDELSEDDKITVARARKIQKFLSQPFFVAEQFTGIPGRYVPIAESIRGFKEIVAGKHDDVPEQAFYLVGTIDEVLEKAEKMKSAA